Proteins from a genomic interval of Desulfofustis limnaeus:
- a CDS encoding DEAD/DEAH box helicase — MPSVLSVSDVPGRQIFIATVTMPSQEDTLNTYHKLNPFERALLQLLSIIYEPAHTSLIVSCLRKLDIKGPRGNRPTSSSINNCLAKFTANGWLNDERQCRLELIEPLSRIAVAEGNFSRFAAIVREEAPLSFYYGKWTTRCWRAMRELRVGIYQQDLELIDHSLQFLDGQCRDILTPHPPAVQVVVCPFDPDWFHSLAPSLQFFLLTIVFRYLQQNLLSFPEVLAYLESDSSFSHLSQDEQVPFQRLLFNHYLLQGDRARAERLLTRYPDSFLATGSAAALTFLAGDYPRARSLFADDLTHLRTISNHPDAAFFGPQGIFHILALMARRPRQQLHEALEQISIALTRFEDSDESEAYQALAAFLEVLTNRSSRDLPLTLAPDVIPPSFTVLITALTQYWLNAVLEPEIESRCHRLFEQAQKNNYLLFSLSLGDLLARVSTPKEKFQEVLAERRTDATIHSLVDIIEPEEAWKRSLQALISISAHARADTADGDTRLIWLLEYRQGTIDLQPREQKRTADGQWSKGRPISLDRLYGPAKAPYLSLHDRKICLAIRKEESGEGQARYYFDQEKLLAALVGHPLLHHADSPSTPVECVSGEPELFIEEQGEHLRITFSLPAASGDIMVVPETANRFKIIRINDNHRRIAQITGKDGLVVPVEASEQVLTAIGNISSFMTVHSAIAADASARQAQDISFVEADPSIYMHILPFGSGFRLEMFVKPFREGSSYLKPGQGVENIMAEVGGRRLQTRRNLAEEERRAREIEELCPILDLAIDLEHGNDREWHLHGPDDCLQALLELQDISDLVIIEWPEGEKFTISHRASFRNLNLKIRTNRQNWFGLSGELQLDQNTVIDLRELLTRMRESPSRFVRVSNGQFIALTEEFRKRLDELNTYTSEPTDGTDGDILVHPLAALPLEKLAQQATTKADAAWRTQLETIREIQTYTPELPSTLQADLRDYQLEGYHWLGRLARWGVGGCLADDMGLGKTLQSLAIILQRASNGPSLVVAPTSVSTNWLSEVGRFTPTLNIKQLAGKDREEVISSLGKFDLLITTYTLLQQEIDALARITWQTIVLDEAQAIKNAATKRSQAAMALRGGFKLITTGTPIENHLGELWNLFQFINPGLLGSHKQFNERFAIPIERFNNREARLRLKKLIRPFILRRIKSEVLEELPPRTEVTLEVTMSQEELHFYEALRQNALELLENAGDNQGRHLQILTEIMKLRQACCNSRLISRDADLPSAKLEVFAALVEELIGSRHKALVFSQFIGHLDIIREYLDAKGIIYQYLDGSTNSKLRRERVEAFQSGHGDLFLISLKAGGLGLNLTAADYVIHMDPWWNPAIEDQASDRAHRIGQTRPVTIYRLVCKNTIEEKIVKLHQEKRDLADSLLEGTDMSARLSSEELIKLIRDH; from the coding sequence TTGCCGTCCGTACTTTCGGTCTCCGACGTACCGGGCCGCCAGATTTTCATTGCCACCGTGACCATGCCGAGCCAAGAAGATACCCTGAACACCTATCACAAACTAAACCCCTTCGAACGGGCTCTGCTGCAACTCCTCTCCATCATTTACGAACCGGCTCACACCAGTCTCATTGTCAGCTGCCTGCGCAAGCTCGACATCAAAGGCCCGCGGGGCAATCGACCGACCTCATCGAGCATCAACAATTGTTTAGCCAAATTCACGGCGAACGGATGGCTCAACGACGAGCGCCAATGCCGCCTCGAATTAATCGAGCCGCTGAGCAGAATAGCTGTGGCGGAAGGGAATTTTTCCCGGTTCGCCGCTATTGTCCGGGAAGAAGCACCTCTCTCCTTTTATTACGGCAAATGGACCACCAGGTGCTGGCGGGCCATGCGGGAACTGCGCGTCGGCATCTACCAGCAGGACCTCGAACTCATCGATCATTCACTTCAGTTTTTGGATGGGCAATGTCGCGACATCCTGACCCCGCATCCGCCGGCAGTGCAGGTGGTGGTCTGCCCCTTCGATCCAGATTGGTTCCATTCCCTCGCCCCCTCTCTGCAATTCTTCCTGCTGACGATTGTCTTCCGCTACCTGCAGCAAAACCTACTGTCTTTTCCCGAGGTGCTCGCCTATCTGGAGAGCGACTCCAGCTTCAGCCATCTGAGCCAGGACGAACAAGTTCCTTTCCAGCGGCTCCTGTTCAATCACTACCTCCTACAGGGAGACCGGGCCCGTGCCGAGCGCCTGTTGACCCGCTACCCGGACAGTTTCCTGGCCACCGGCTCGGCCGCCGCTCTGACCTTTCTTGCCGGCGACTACCCCCGAGCCCGGTCCCTGTTTGCCGACGATCTCACCCACCTGCGCACCATCAGCAACCATCCCGATGCCGCTTTTTTCGGGCCGCAAGGCATCTTCCACATCCTCGCCCTGATGGCTCGACGCCCGCGACAACAGCTGCACGAGGCGCTCGAACAGATCAGTATTGCCTTGACCAGGTTCGAAGACAGTGACGAGAGCGAGGCGTACCAGGCACTGGCCGCATTTCTCGAAGTCCTGACCAACCGCAGTAGTCGCGACCTGCCGCTCACCCTGGCCCCGGACGTGATTCCGCCCAGCTTCACCGTACTGATCACCGCCCTCACTCAATACTGGCTCAACGCCGTGCTCGAGCCCGAAATCGAGTCCCGCTGCCACCGTCTGTTCGAGCAGGCCCAAAAAAACAACTACCTGCTCTTCAGTTTGAGCCTTGGCGATCTGCTGGCCCGGGTGTCAACCCCGAAAGAAAAATTCCAGGAGGTCCTCGCCGAACGACGCACCGATGCTACCATCCATTCGCTGGTCGACATCATTGAGCCGGAAGAGGCGTGGAAGCGCAGCCTGCAAGCCCTGATCTCCATCTCCGCCCATGCACGTGCGGACACCGCCGATGGGGATACCCGGTTGATCTGGCTGCTGGAATACCGCCAGGGCACGATCGATCTGCAGCCACGGGAACAGAAACGCACTGCCGACGGTCAGTGGAGCAAGGGCCGCCCCATCTCCCTGGACCGGCTGTACGGGCCGGCAAAAGCGCCTTACCTGTCGCTGCATGACCGCAAGATCTGCCTGGCCATTAGGAAAGAGGAATCCGGCGAAGGACAAGCCCGATACTACTTCGATCAGGAGAAACTGCTCGCGGCCCTGGTCGGACACCCCTTGCTGCACCACGCCGACTCGCCGTCCACCCCGGTGGAGTGCGTCAGCGGCGAACCCGAGCTGTTCATCGAGGAGCAGGGTGAACACCTGCGCATCACCTTCTCGCTGCCGGCCGCCAGCGGGGACATCATGGTGGTGCCGGAAACGGCAAATCGCTTCAAGATCATCCGGATCAACGACAACCATCGCCGCATCGCCCAGATCACCGGTAAAGACGGATTGGTGGTCCCGGTCGAGGCGAGCGAACAGGTCCTCACCGCCATCGGCAATATCTCCTCGTTCATGACGGTGCACTCCGCCATCGCTGCCGATGCCAGCGCTCGCCAGGCCCAGGACATTTCGTTTGTCGAGGCCGACCCGAGCATCTATATGCATATCCTCCCGTTCGGCAGCGGCTTCCGGCTGGAGATGTTTGTCAAACCGTTCCGGGAAGGCAGCAGCTACCTGAAACCCGGCCAGGGAGTGGAAAACATCATGGCCGAGGTCGGCGGCCGCCGCCTGCAGACCCGCAGGAACCTCGCCGAAGAAGAGCGACGGGCCCGGGAAATCGAAGAGCTGTGCCCGATTCTCGACCTGGCCATCGACCTGGAGCACGGCAACGATCGCGAATGGCACCTGCACGGACCCGACGACTGCCTGCAGGCGTTGCTTGAGCTGCAAGACATCAGTGACCTGGTGATCATCGAATGGCCCGAGGGGGAAAAATTCACGATCAGCCATCGGGCCTCGTTTCGCAACCTCAACCTGAAGATCAGAACCAACCGGCAGAACTGGTTCGGGTTGAGTGGAGAACTGCAGCTCGATCAAAACACGGTCATCGATCTCAGAGAACTCCTGACCCGCATGCGGGAATCACCCAGCCGGTTTGTCAGGGTAAGCAACGGCCAGTTCATTGCCCTGACCGAAGAATTCAGAAAACGGCTTGATGAGCTGAACACCTACACCAGCGAGCCCACCGATGGGACTGACGGTGACATCCTGGTCCACCCGCTGGCCGCTCTGCCCTTGGAAAAGCTCGCCCAGCAGGCAACGACCAAGGCCGACGCGGCCTGGCGAACCCAGCTGGAAACCATCCGGGAGATTCAGACCTACACGCCGGAACTGCCCTCCACCCTGCAGGCTGATCTACGGGATTACCAGCTCGAAGGCTACCACTGGCTCGGCCGTTTGGCCCGCTGGGGCGTTGGCGGCTGCCTGGCCGACGACATGGGACTCGGCAAGACGCTGCAGTCCCTGGCCATCATCCTGCAGCGGGCCAGCAACGGGCCGTCACTGGTGGTTGCCCCCACGTCCGTCTCCACCAACTGGCTGAGCGAGGTGGGCCGCTTTACCCCGACCCTCAACATCAAGCAGCTGGCGGGAAAAGACCGGGAAGAGGTGATCAGCAGCCTGGGAAAATTCGATCTCCTGATCACCACCTATACTCTGCTCCAACAAGAGATTGACGCCCTGGCCCGGATCACCTGGCAGACCATCGTCCTCGACGAGGCCCAGGCCATTAAAAATGCCGCCACCAAGCGCTCCCAGGCAGCCATGGCCTTGCGCGGCGGGTTCAAATTGATCACCACCGGGACCCCCATCGAGAACCACCTGGGTGAATTGTGGAACCTCTTTCAATTCATCAATCCCGGTCTGCTCGGCTCGCACAAGCAGTTCAACGAGCGGTTTGCCATCCCCATTGAACGATTCAACAATCGTGAGGCCCGGCTACGCCTGAAAAAGCTGATTCGCCCCTTCATCCTGCGCCGCATCAAATCGGAGGTACTCGAAGAACTACCGCCGCGCACCGAGGTAACCCTCGAAGTGACCATGAGCCAGGAGGAACTACATTTCTACGAGGCGTTGCGGCAAAACGCGCTGGAGTTACTGGAAAACGCTGGGGACAATCAAGGCCGACACCTGCAGATCCTGACCGAGATCATGAAGCTGCGCCAGGCCTGCTGCAACTCCCGTCTGATCTCCAGGGACGCCGATCTGCCGAGTGCCAAGCTCGAGGTGTTCGCCGCCCTGGTCGAGGAACTGATCGGCAGCCGCCACAAGGCCCTGGTCTTCAGCCAGTTCATTGGCCATCTCGATATCATCCGTGAATACCTCGACGCTAAAGGCATTATCTACCAGTATCTGGACGGCAGCACCAACAGCAAGCTGCGCCGCGAGCGGGTAGAGGCCTTCCAATCCGGCCATGGCGATCTGTTCCTGATCAGCCTCAAGGCCGGCGGCCTCGGCCTGAACCTGACCGCGGCCGATTACGTCATCCACATGGACCCCTGGTGGAATCCGGCCATCGAGGACCAGGCCTCGGACCGGGCCCACCGCATCGGCCAGACCAGGCCGGTCACCATCTACCGGCTGGTGTGCAAGAACACCATCGAGGAAAAAATCGTCAAACTGCACCAGGAAAAGCGGGATCTGGCCGATAGCCTGCTGGAAGGAACCGACATGAGCGCCCGGCTCAGTTCGGAAGAATTGATCAAGCTGATCCGCGACCACTAA
- a CDS encoding cereblon family protein, translated as MENPLQTKNLAVMRLRDAAKSRDPGVKDEAASREQDHRGSERAIRCGRCGAPITSPRHRIGRAGRHLHTVFNPAGIVYEIGCFREARGCQAGGPASREFSWFAGYLWRVAFCSACAEHLGWYFSAGDDGFWGLIINRLRDE; from the coding sequence ATGGAAAACCCGCTGCAGACGAAGAACCTGGCTGTGATGCGGTTGCGCGATGCGGCCAAGTCGCGCGATCCTGGCGTGAAAGACGAGGCAGCTTCTCGGGAGCAAGATCACCGGGGGAGCGAGCGGGCCATCCGGTGCGGCCGTTGCGGCGCGCCGATCACCTCTCCCCGGCACCGGATCGGCCGGGCCGGCCGTCACCTGCACACCGTCTTCAACCCGGCCGGCATCGTCTATGAGATCGGCTGTTTTCGTGAGGCCCGCGGCTGCCAGGCCGGTGGGCCGGCCAGCCGGGAGTTCTCCTGGTTTGCCGGGTACCTCTGGCGGGTAGCCTTCTGCTCCGCCTGTGCCGAGCATCTGGGCTGGTATTTTTCGGCTGGGGATGACGGCTTCTGGGGCCTGATCATCAATCGCCTGCGCGATGAATGA
- the cobA gene encoding uroporphyrinogen-III C-methyltransferase, translating to MEQQTKTGAGKVYLVGAGPGDPGLITLRGKYLLERAEVVVYDYLANRRLLRYVSPSAEMVYVGKRGGVEHSHTQDEINAMLVEFAGRGKTVVRLKGGDPFIFGRGGEELEVLAAHGIAFEVVPGVTSATAAATYAGIPITHRGYTASVAFITGHEDPNKSTSNIDWSKIATGIGTIVVYMGIKNLPHIVRNLIDHGRSADTPVAVVRWASTPEQQSVVGTLATIVDDVRESGIKPPALIVIGEVVKLRESIDWFEKRPLFGRRIIVTRTREQASELVAGLEEAGASCFECSTINIEPVDDYRILDEALERINEYHWILFTSINAVRHFFKRLYAKGMDARDLKGPDIATVGRSTAELLLEYGINADLIPPVFTGEGLAQSLLDLGVEGRNILLPRAQTGREILPETLRGAGAQVTVAPIYRNVPPQGRKEELRAELERGKVDLVTFTSSSTVKNFLAMVAAENQQELERLLSGVKIAAIGPITAKTVTDAGLKVDIQPEIYTIPEMIRAIIEGLRSD from the coding sequence ATGGAACAACAAACGAAAACGGGGGCGGGCAAGGTCTATCTGGTGGGCGCCGGACCGGGCGATCCCGGCCTCATCACGCTGCGCGGCAAATACCTGCTCGAGCGCGCCGAAGTGGTGGTCTACGACTACCTGGCCAACCGCCGTCTGCTGCGCTACGTGTCACCGAGTGCGGAGATGGTGTACGTGGGCAAGCGCGGCGGGGTGGAGCATTCCCATACGCAGGACGAGATCAACGCCATGCTGGTCGAGTTCGCCGGCCGGGGCAAGACCGTGGTGCGGCTCAAAGGCGGCGATCCTTTCATCTTCGGCCGGGGCGGTGAGGAGTTGGAAGTGCTCGCCGCACACGGGATTGCCTTCGAGGTGGTGCCGGGCGTCACCTCGGCCACGGCGGCCGCCACCTACGCCGGTATCCCCATCACCCACCGCGGTTATACCGCCTCGGTGGCCTTTATCACCGGCCACGAAGATCCCAATAAATCGACTTCGAACATCGACTGGTCGAAGATTGCCACCGGCATCGGCACCATTGTCGTGTATATGGGGATCAAGAACCTTCCCCATATTGTCAGAAATCTCATCGACCACGGCCGTTCCGCGGATACCCCGGTGGCCGTGGTGCGCTGGGCCTCGACACCGGAGCAGCAATCGGTGGTGGGCACGCTGGCCACCATTGTCGACGATGTCCGTGAATCAGGTATCAAGCCGCCGGCGTTGATCGTCATCGGCGAGGTGGTGAAGCTGCGGGAATCCATCGACTGGTTCGAGAAGCGGCCGCTGTTCGGCAGGCGCATCATCGTCACCCGCACCAGGGAGCAGGCCAGCGAACTGGTCGCCGGGTTGGAGGAGGCCGGTGCCAGCTGTTTCGAGTGTTCCACCATCAATATCGAGCCGGTCGACGATTACCGGATACTCGACGAGGCGTTGGAGCGGATCAACGAGTATCACTGGATCCTGTTCACGTCGATCAACGCCGTTCGTCACTTCTTCAAGCGGTTGTACGCCAAAGGCATGGATGCCCGGGACCTGAAGGGCCCCGATATTGCCACGGTGGGCAGGAGTACCGCCGAACTGTTGCTGGAATACGGCATCAATGCCGACCTGATCCCGCCGGTGTTCACCGGTGAAGGCCTGGCCCAGAGCCTCCTCGATCTCGGCGTCGAAGGCCGCAATATCCTGCTGCCCCGGGCCCAGACCGGCCGGGAGATCCTGCCTGAGACCCTGCGTGGAGCGGGCGCTCAGGTGACGGTGGCGCCGATCTACCGCAATGTTCCGCCGCAGGGGCGAAAGGAAGAGCTGCGGGCCGAATTGGAACGCGGCAAGGTCGACCTGGTGACTTTCACCAGTTCGTCCACGGTCAAGAACTTCCTGGCCATGGTGGCGGCGGAGAATCAGCAGGAGCTTGAGCGGTTGTTGAGCGGGGTGAAGATCGCCGCCATCGGGCCGATAACGGCCAAGACCGTGACCGATGCCGGCCTCAAGGTCGACATCCAGCCGGAGATCTACACCATTCCCGAGATGATTCGGGCAATTATCGAAGGCCTGCGGAGCGATTGA
- a CDS encoding adenylate kinase, which produces MNILAFGPNGSGKGTQGAIVKDKYHIPHIESGAIFREHIGGGTELGMKAKAYIDRGDLVPDDITVPMILERLQKDDCKNGWLLDGFPRSKEQAIILDKTLKDAGIKLDYVIEIVLDREIAKERIMGRRLCVNDNNHPNHIAFDAIKPVEKDGKLVCRVCGGDLKTRADDQDVAAIDKRHNIYYDTTTGTMAAVNYFKQPGGPKVISVDGSKSIKEVTESILAQL; this is translated from the coding sequence ATGAACATTTTGGCATTTGGTCCGAACGGCAGCGGCAAGGGAACCCAGGGTGCGATCGTCAAGGACAAGTATCATATCCCGCACATCGAGTCCGGCGCCATTTTCCGTGAGCATATCGGCGGTGGCACGGAGCTGGGCATGAAGGCCAAGGCCTATATCGATCGCGGCGACCTGGTGCCCGATGACATCACCGTTCCGATGATCCTCGAGCGGCTGCAGAAGGACGACTGCAAGAACGGCTGGCTGCTGGACGGCTTCCCCCGCTCCAAAGAGCAGGCGATCATCCTCGACAAGACCCTGAAAGACGCTGGCATCAAGCTCGACTACGTGATCGAGATCGTCCTCGACCGCGAGATCGCCAAAGAGCGCATCATGGGCCGCCGTCTCTGCGTCAACGACAACAATCATCCGAACCATATCGCCTTCGACGCCATCAAGCCGGTGGAGAAAGACGGCAAGCTGGTCTGTCGCGTCTGCGGCGGCGACCTCAAGACCCGCGCCGACGATCAGGACGTGGCCGCCATCGACAAGCGGCACAACATCTATTACGACACCACCACCGGCACCATGGCCGCGGTCAACTATTTCAAGCAGCCGGGCGGACCGAAGGTGATTTCCGTGGACGGATCCAAGTCCATCAAGGAAGTGACCGAGTCCATTCTCGCCCAGCTGTAA
- a CDS encoding homoserine dehydrogenase encodes MKDAIRVGLIGFGTVGSGLAKTLLDQQDVLSRKVGLPITLSRVADIRITELPPEYRATTLTNDANDIFTDPAIDIVVELIGGIEPARTFMLKAIEAGKHVITANKALLSIHGKEIFEAAAARGVEVGFEASVGGGIPVIKALKEGLVANRIQSIRGIMNGTANYILSAMTEHGTPFAEVLAEAQRHGYAEADPTYDIEGIDTAHKLAILMSIAYGKHVQLDHISVEGISTIKPIDIDHAREFGYRIKLLAISRNHGDHVEARVHPTMVPQDHMLANINSTFNAIQFTGDIVGDVLLYGHGAGMMPTGSAVAADVVDIGRNIIAGSINRVPALSYLPQHFGQPTITPMGELTCPFYFRVTVLDQPGTLSAISGILGKHNISIKSVIQKGQRPGEPVHVVLQLHEAREADVTSAVAEIDALPACTEPTVKIRVLIEEN; translated from the coding sequence ATGAAAGATGCAATTCGCGTAGGACTCATCGGTTTCGGCACCGTCGGCAGCGGCCTGGCCAAGACGCTTCTGGACCAGCAGGACGTACTCTCCCGCAAAGTGGGACTGCCGATCACCCTCAGCCGGGTGGCCGACATCCGGATCACCGAGCTGCCGCCCGAATACCGCGCCACGACCCTGACCAACGATGCGAACGACATCTTCACCGACCCGGCCATCGATATCGTCGTCGAACTGATCGGCGGCATCGAACCGGCCCGGACCTTCATGCTCAAGGCCATCGAGGCCGGCAAGCACGTGATCACCGCCAACAAGGCGCTGCTCTCCATCCACGGCAAGGAGATCTTCGAGGCCGCCGCCGCCCGCGGCGTCGAGGTCGGCTTCGAGGCCAGTGTCGGCGGCGGCATCCCGGTGATCAAGGCCCTCAAGGAAGGGCTGGTGGCCAACCGCATCCAGAGCATCCGCGGCATCATGAACGGCACGGCCAACTATATCCTCAGCGCCATGACCGAGCACGGCACCCCGTTCGCGGAGGTCCTGGCCGAAGCGCAGCGCCACGGCTACGCCGAGGCCGACCCGACCTACGACATCGAAGGCATCGACACCGCCCACAAGCTGGCCATCCTGATGTCCATCGCCTACGGCAAGCACGTGCAACTCGACCACATCTCGGTGGAGGGGATCAGCACCATCAAGCCGATCGACATCGATCACGCCCGTGAGTTCGGCTACCGCATCAAACTGCTGGCCATCAGCCGCAACCACGGCGATCACGTGGAGGCCCGGGTGCACCCGACCATGGTGCCGCAGGACCACATGCTGGCCAACATCAACTCCACCTTCAACGCCATCCAGTTCACCGGCGACATCGTCGGCGACGTCCTGCTCTACGGGCACGGCGCCGGCATGATGCCCACCGGCAGCGCCGTGGCCGCCGACGTGGTGGATATCGGCCGCAACATCATCGCCGGCTCGATCAACCGCGTCCCGGCCCTGTCCTACCTGCCGCAGCACTTCGGCCAGCCGACGATCACCCCGATGGGCGAGCTGACCTGCCCGTTCTACTTCCGGGTCACCGTCCTCGACCAGCCGGGCACCTTGTCGGCCATCTCCGGTATCCTCGGCAAGCACAACATCTCCATCAAGTCGGTGATCCAGAAGGGGCAACGCCCCGGCGAACCGGTGCACGTGGTGCTGCAGCTGCACGAGGCCCGTGAGGCGGACGTGACCAGCGCCGTGGCGGAGATCGACGCCCTGCCCGCCTGCACCGAGCCGACGGTGAAGATCCGCGTGCTCATAGAAGAGAACTGA
- a CDS encoding cofactor-independent phosphoglycerate mutase: protein MKYLILVGDGMGDRPIAELGGRTPLQAAATPAMDALSRRGTPLRVATVPDGFHPGSDVANMSLLGYDPARYYTGRAPLEAASMGITLAEDEIAFRCNLVTTTAGPDHTRAMVDFSAGHISNDEAAQLIEALQQACGNEHFRFHAGISYRHLLVVKEAIALPTTVPPHDYIGKDVSDAWQAYLAIPAWDQLVRTAETILADHPVNRRRKADGKHRATAIWPWGMGKTPTMPTLRERFNITGTMISAVDLLNGLGVCAGLTITRVPGATGYIDTNYEGKAQAALTALEQQDFVFVHLEAPDEAGHQGRLDHKLQAIEDFDAKIVAPIVATLRQRGEPFRVIVTMDHFTPLAIQTHTADPVPAILYDSRETEPGSNRPFDEQLSAATGNPGDPLPLLPGHQMIELLLTKHP, encoded by the coding sequence ATGAAATACCTGATCCTCGTCGGCGACGGCATGGGCGACCGGCCGATCGCCGAACTGGGCGGCCGCACCCCCTTGCAGGCCGCCGCCACCCCAGCCATGGACGCGCTGAGCCGCCGCGGCACGCCGCTGCGCGTGGCCACTGTCCCCGACGGCTTTCACCCGGGCAGCGACGTGGCCAACATGTCGCTGCTCGGCTACGACCCGGCCCGCTATTACACAGGCCGCGCCCCGCTGGAAGCGGCAAGCATGGGCATCACCCTGGCCGAGGACGAGATCGCCTTCCGCTGCAACCTGGTGACCACCACAGCCGGACCGGACCACACGCGCGCCATGGTCGACTTTTCCGCCGGCCACATCAGCAACGACGAGGCGGCGCAGCTTATCGAGGCGCTGCAGCAGGCCTGCGGCAACGAGCACTTCCGTTTCCACGCCGGCATCAGCTACCGCCACCTGCTGGTGGTCAAGGAAGCCATCGCCCTGCCCACCACCGTGCCGCCCCACGACTACATCGGCAAGGATGTCAGCGACGCCTGGCAGGCCTACCTGGCCATCCCCGCCTGGGACCAGCTGGTACGTACCGCAGAAACGATCCTCGCCGACCACCCGGTCAACCGCCGCCGCAAAGCAGACGGCAAGCACCGCGCCACCGCCATCTGGCCGTGGGGCATGGGCAAGACGCCGACCATGCCGACGCTGCGGGAACGATTCAACATCACCGGCACGATGATCTCGGCGGTGGACCTGCTCAACGGCCTCGGCGTCTGCGCCGGCCTCACCATCACCAGAGTCCCCGGCGCCACCGGCTACATCGACACCAACTACGAGGGCAAGGCCCAGGCCGCACTCACTGCACTCGAACAACAGGATTTCGTCTTCGTCCACCTGGAAGCGCCGGACGAGGCCGGCCACCAGGGCCGTCTCGACCACAAGCTCCAGGCCATCGAGGACTTCGACGCCAAAATCGTCGCGCCCATCGTCGCCACGCTGCGCCAGCGCGGCGAGCCGTTCCGGGTCATCGTCACCATGGACCACTTCACGCCGCTGGCCATCCAGACCCACACCGCCGACCCGGTCCCGGCAATCCTCTACGACTCCCGCGAGACCGAACCGGGCTCGAACCGCCCCTTCGACGAGCAGCTGAGCGCAGCTACCGGCAACCCCGGTGACCCTCTGCCGCTGCTCCCCGGCCACCAGATGATCGAACTCCTGCTGACCAAGCACCCATGA
- a CDS encoding acyl-CoA thioesterase has translation MSAAEPESTPSAFPFRIQCRVLYGDTDAGGVVYNANYLRYFEQARTELMRELVCSYRDIEKLGIVLPVTECFVRYKSPAFYDDLLTIETLIVELTKFTCKFSYRIFRQDEGRDRPTLIARGYTIHAAITRQGKLIRLPQDITATLESLVHRPSHTSTVKELD, from the coding sequence ATGAGCGCTGCCGAGCCCGAATCAACTCCCTCCGCCTTCCCGTTTCGCATCCAGTGCCGCGTCCTCTACGGCGACACCGACGCCGGCGGCGTGGTCTACAACGCCAACTACCTGCGCTACTTCGAACAGGCCCGCACCGAGTTGATGCGCGAACTGGTCTGCTCCTACCGGGATATCGAGAAACTGGGCATCGTCCTGCCGGTCACCGAGTGCTTCGTCCGCTACAAATCACCGGCCTTCTACGACGACCTGCTGACGATTGAAACCCTCATCGTCGAACTCACCAAGTTCACCTGCAAGTTCAGCTACCGCATCTTCCGCCAGGACGAAGGCCGTGACCGCCCCACCCTGATCGCCCGCGGCTACACCATCCACGCCGCCATCACCCGCCAGGGCAAGCTGATCCGCCTCCCGCAAGACATCACCGCCACCCTCGAATCTCTCGTCCACCGGCCATCCCACACAAGCACCGTAAAAGAGCTTGACTAA
- a CDS encoding thermonuclease family protein yields the protein MLLRLLLVFLLTAIWPVTVAALEGKVINVADGDTITVLSQGNQQTKVRLYGIDCPEDGQPFGRAAKKFTASLVAGKHVQVTKYDTDRYGRLVGVVTVNGRNVNESVIAAGYAWQFRKYCQESFCYDWLEIEQQAKSVRLGLWSDKDPVPPWEWRSGIRNSSYQKTNQGYFPDGSKYHGNVKSMVFHSSKCKHYNCKNCTRVFNSREEALRAGYKACGNCRP from the coding sequence ATGCTACTGAGACTTCTTCTGGTATTCCTCTTGACCGCCATTTGGCCGGTAACTGTGGCCGCTCTTGAAGGCAAGGTGATCAATGTAGCGGACGGAGACACGATCACAGTCCTGTCACAAGGCAATCAACAAACCAAGGTTCGGCTATACGGGATAGACTGTCCCGAAGACGGGCAACCTTTCGGGAGGGCAGCAAAGAAGTTTACGGCAAGCCTGGTTGCTGGGAAGCACGTTCAGGTCACCAAATATGACACTGATCGATATGGTCGTTTAGTGGGAGTTGTGACGGTCAACGGTAGGAACGTTAACGAGAGCGTCATAGCTGCTGGTTATGCGTGGCAGTTTCGGAAATATTGCCAAGAGTCTTTCTGCTATGACTGGCTGGAAATTGAACAGCAAGCGAAATCAGTACGGCTCGGTTTGTGGAGTGACAAAGATCCGGTGCCACCGTGGGAATGGCGTAGCGGGATAAGGAACAGTAGCTATCAGAAAACGAACCAGGGGTATTTTCCCGATGGAAGCAAGTACCATGGCAACGTCAAGAGCATGGTATTCCATAGCTCTAAGTGCAAGCACTACAACTGCAAGAACTGCACGCGGGTATTCAACAGCAGGGAGGAAGCATTAAGAGCAGGTTATAAGGCATGTGGCAATTGTCGGCCTTAG